One Hemibagrus wyckioides isolate EC202008001 linkage group LG07, SWU_Hwy_1.0, whole genome shotgun sequence DNA segment encodes these proteins:
- the rin1b gene encoding ras and Rab interactor 2 isoform X2, giving the protein MDDYLQRSLSVLDRLLLTHSIWLQLSINPDSALCILQREIAGTFLVCKCAVTQRKVLCVRVQESNVCVAQYPIREEDSTFSLESSALSFPDLCRLVAFYCISRDVLPFPLELPEAIAQATNHTQLESISHLGLEFWSSQASPAPPNGPPAVSVNWSSRPRSPCFINPLFLQPSQPSREASHKRHRLKRSLRVRVSTESSFCLTPGDSEWSQGDTDVLRSNERTTRRAGGLSVLRRTPALAPTSEEEDEQMLGETPAPQPEKAELKDTPQDEGLCLALERRHAPSLAELDSNSSFSSLEEDESQPDSALQWPPLTRGTRFPVANPASTLRRMSAAFVCVFAPERRVARLVDELSRDRRSAFGSLVQDFLIQQKEEMKVRSWSSAMELLQGLRRFLSQAKSLLLDAGELEPPIETLVPENEKELALEKALFGCVLKPLKVQLGQMLLSLHTQDGSLQRFTNSLQACQEGALQRLGVRVAVLDAQGVERAKKKLTLMQRSHSPIDKVLLLLQVCKSVYKAMGAQSEQEFSSEDFLPALSYAVVQCNIPQLLLETEYMMELLESSWLSGEGGYYLTSIYASLCLIQSQPGTPCPGGLTNEAQEYLREWSKRRSQEAKLHKENQQNQRFVRILFQNSECCAARTLHWKAGESVEVLTRTCAEVFAINEPQHYCLFWRNGGEMHPVPLHTQPHELNAPTLSYLRKDHDFSKMRRLTRGGAVDLEESACEE; this is encoded by the exons ATGGATGACTATCTTCAGAGGAGTCTGAGTGTTTTGGACCGcctccttctcacacactccatctggcTCCAGCTGTCAATCAACCCTGACTCTGCCCTCTGCATCCTGCAGAGAGAGATCGCTGGG ACCTTTCTGGTGTGCAAGTGTGCAGTCACTCAGAGGAAGGTGCTGTGTGTGAGGGTTCAGGAGAGCAATGTGTGTGTTGCACAATATCCCATCCGGGAGGAAGACTCCA CTTTCTCTCTGGAGAGCTCAGCCCTGAGTTTTCCTGATTTGTGCAGATTAGTGGCCTTTTACTGCATTAGCAg GGATGTGTTGCCTTTCCCACTTGAGCTTCCTGAAGCTATTGCACAGGCCACCAACCACACACAGCTAGAGAGCATCTCACACCTTGGTTTGG AGTTCTGGAGTTCACAGGCCTCCCCTGCTCCCCCTAACGGCCCTCCTGCAGTATCTGTGAACTGGTCATCCAGGCCGCGATCACCATGTTTCATCAACCCGCTCTTCCTGCAGCCGTCCCAGCCAAGTCGAGAAGCTTCACACAAACGCCACAGATTGAAACGCAGTTTGCGAGTCCGTGTGTCCACCGAATCGTCCTTCTGCCTGACCCCCGGGGATTCAGAGTGGAGCCAGGGCGACACGGACGTGCTGAGGAGCAACGAGAGGACGACACGGAGGGCAGGGGGCCTGAGCGTGCTGAGAAGGACTCCTGCTCTGGCACCTACCTCAGAAGAAGAGGATGAGCAGATGCTGGGAGAG ACACCAGCCCCACAGCCAGAAAAAGCAGAGCTTAAGGACACACCGCAGGACGAAGGTCTCTGCTTGGCATTGGAGCGACGTCATGCTCCGTCTCTCGCTGAACTGGACAGCAACAGTTCCTTCAGCAGCCTGGAAGAGGACGAGTCGCAGCCGGACTCAGCCCTGCAGTGGCCTCCCCTCACGCGGGGAACCCGTTTCCCTGTCGCCAACCCTGCCTCCACCCTACGCCGCATGAGTGCAGCGttcgtgtgtgtttttgctcCCGAGCGGCGTGTAGCCCGGCTGGTTGACGAGCTGTCCCGAGACAGGCGCTCTGCCTTCGGATCGCTGGTCCAGGATTTCTTAATACAGCAAAAGGAAGAAATGAAGGTGCGGAGTTGGAGCTCGGCCATGGAGCTGCTCCAGGGATTGAGGAGGTTCCTTTCCCAGGCTAAGAGTCTGCTTCTGGATGCTGGAGAACTGGAACCTCCCATAGAGACCCTGGTGCCTGAGAATGAGAAAG AGCTGGCGCTGGAGAAGGCATTGTTTGGTTGTGTATTGAAACCACTGAAAGTTCAGCTGGGCCAGATGCTGCTCTCGCTCCACACGCAGGACGGCTCTCTCCAGAGATTCACGAACAGTCTGCAGGCCTGTCAGGAGGGGGCGCTGCAGCGTCTGGGTGTACGTGTGGCAGTCCTGGATGCTCAAGGTGTGGAGAGAGCGAAGAAAAAGCTCACTCTTATGCAGAGAAGCCACTCGCCTATAGACAAAGTGCTGCTTTTGCTACAGGTGTGCAAGAGTGTGTACAAGGCCATGGGAGCGCAGTCTG AACAGGAATTCAGTTCGGAGGATTTCCTGCCTGCTCTGTCCTATGCGGTGGTTCAGTGTAACATCCCACAACTGCTCCTGGAGACAGAGTACATGATGGAGCTGCTGGAGTCGTCTTGGCTGTCAGGTGAAG GGGGATACTACTTGACGAGCATCTACGCCAGCCTGTGCCTAATCCAGAGCCAGCCTGGTACCCCATGTCCTGGTGGTTTGACCAACGAAGCCCAGGAGTATCTGAGAGAATGGAGCAAGAGACGATCCCAGGAGGCCAAACTACATAAAGAGAACCAGCAGAATCAg aggttTGTGCGTATTCTTTTCCAGAACTCTGAGTGTTGCGCAGCTCGTACTCTCCACTGGAAAGCAGGCGAGAGCGTGGAAGTGTTAACTCGTACCTGCGCAGAGGTGTTTGCCATAAACGAGCCACAGCATTACTGCCTGTTCTGGAGGAATGGAGGGGAGATGCATCCTgttcctctacacacacagcctcatgAGCTGAATGCCCCCACCCTATCCTACCTCCGCAAAGATCACGACTTCAGCAAAATGCGCAGGCTGACCAGAGGTGGCGCTGTGGATCTGGAGGAGTCTGCATGTGAGGAGTAA
- the rin1b gene encoding ras and Rab interactor 2 isoform X1, translating to MDDYLQRSLSVLDRLLLTHSIWLQLSINPDSALCILQREIAGTFLVCKCAVTQRKVLCVRVQESNVCVAQYPIREEDSTFSLESSALSFPDLCRLVAFYCISRDVLPFPLELPEAIAQATNHTQLESISHLGLEFWSSQASPAPPNGPPAVSVNWSSRPRSPCFINPLFLQPSQPSREASHKRHRLKRSLRVRVSTESSFCLTPGDSEWSQGDTDVLRSNERTTRRAGGLSVLRRTPALAPTSEEEDEQMLGEVPPTPAPQPEKAELKDTPQDEGLCLALERRHAPSLAELDSNSSFSSLEEDESQPDSALQWPPLTRGTRFPVANPASTLRRMSAAFVCVFAPERRVARLVDELSRDRRSAFGSLVQDFLIQQKEEMKVRSWSSAMELLQGLRRFLSQAKSLLLDAGELEPPIETLVPENEKELALEKALFGCVLKPLKVQLGQMLLSLHTQDGSLQRFTNSLQACQEGALQRLGVRVAVLDAQGVERAKKKLTLMQRSHSPIDKVLLLLQVCKSVYKAMGAQSEQEFSSEDFLPALSYAVVQCNIPQLLLETEYMMELLESSWLSGEGGYYLTSIYASLCLIQSQPGTPCPGGLTNEAQEYLREWSKRRSQEAKLHKENQQNQRFVRILFQNSECCAARTLHWKAGESVEVLTRTCAEVFAINEPQHYCLFWRNGGEMHPVPLHTQPHELNAPTLSYLRKDHDFSKMRRLTRGGAVDLEESACEE from the exons ATGGATGACTATCTTCAGAGGAGTCTGAGTGTTTTGGACCGcctccttctcacacactccatctggcTCCAGCTGTCAATCAACCCTGACTCTGCCCTCTGCATCCTGCAGAGAGAGATCGCTGGG ACCTTTCTGGTGTGCAAGTGTGCAGTCACTCAGAGGAAGGTGCTGTGTGTGAGGGTTCAGGAGAGCAATGTGTGTGTTGCACAATATCCCATCCGGGAGGAAGACTCCA CTTTCTCTCTGGAGAGCTCAGCCCTGAGTTTTCCTGATTTGTGCAGATTAGTGGCCTTTTACTGCATTAGCAg GGATGTGTTGCCTTTCCCACTTGAGCTTCCTGAAGCTATTGCACAGGCCACCAACCACACACAGCTAGAGAGCATCTCACACCTTGGTTTGG AGTTCTGGAGTTCACAGGCCTCCCCTGCTCCCCCTAACGGCCCTCCTGCAGTATCTGTGAACTGGTCATCCAGGCCGCGATCACCATGTTTCATCAACCCGCTCTTCCTGCAGCCGTCCCAGCCAAGTCGAGAAGCTTCACACAAACGCCACAGATTGAAACGCAGTTTGCGAGTCCGTGTGTCCACCGAATCGTCCTTCTGCCTGACCCCCGGGGATTCAGAGTGGAGCCAGGGCGACACGGACGTGCTGAGGAGCAACGAGAGGACGACACGGAGGGCAGGGGGCCTGAGCGTGCTGAGAAGGACTCCTGCTCTGGCACCTACCTCAGAAGAAGAGGATGAGCAGATGCTGGGAGAGGTACCtcca ACACCAGCCCCACAGCCAGAAAAAGCAGAGCTTAAGGACACACCGCAGGACGAAGGTCTCTGCTTGGCATTGGAGCGACGTCATGCTCCGTCTCTCGCTGAACTGGACAGCAACAGTTCCTTCAGCAGCCTGGAAGAGGACGAGTCGCAGCCGGACTCAGCCCTGCAGTGGCCTCCCCTCACGCGGGGAACCCGTTTCCCTGTCGCCAACCCTGCCTCCACCCTACGCCGCATGAGTGCAGCGttcgtgtgtgtttttgctcCCGAGCGGCGTGTAGCCCGGCTGGTTGACGAGCTGTCCCGAGACAGGCGCTCTGCCTTCGGATCGCTGGTCCAGGATTTCTTAATACAGCAAAAGGAAGAAATGAAGGTGCGGAGTTGGAGCTCGGCCATGGAGCTGCTCCAGGGATTGAGGAGGTTCCTTTCCCAGGCTAAGAGTCTGCTTCTGGATGCTGGAGAACTGGAACCTCCCATAGAGACCCTGGTGCCTGAGAATGAGAAAG AGCTGGCGCTGGAGAAGGCATTGTTTGGTTGTGTATTGAAACCACTGAAAGTTCAGCTGGGCCAGATGCTGCTCTCGCTCCACACGCAGGACGGCTCTCTCCAGAGATTCACGAACAGTCTGCAGGCCTGTCAGGAGGGGGCGCTGCAGCGTCTGGGTGTACGTGTGGCAGTCCTGGATGCTCAAGGTGTGGAGAGAGCGAAGAAAAAGCTCACTCTTATGCAGAGAAGCCACTCGCCTATAGACAAAGTGCTGCTTTTGCTACAGGTGTGCAAGAGTGTGTACAAGGCCATGGGAGCGCAGTCTG AACAGGAATTCAGTTCGGAGGATTTCCTGCCTGCTCTGTCCTATGCGGTGGTTCAGTGTAACATCCCACAACTGCTCCTGGAGACAGAGTACATGATGGAGCTGCTGGAGTCGTCTTGGCTGTCAGGTGAAG GGGGATACTACTTGACGAGCATCTACGCCAGCCTGTGCCTAATCCAGAGCCAGCCTGGTACCCCATGTCCTGGTGGTTTGACCAACGAAGCCCAGGAGTATCTGAGAGAATGGAGCAAGAGACGATCCCAGGAGGCCAAACTACATAAAGAGAACCAGCAGAATCAg aggttTGTGCGTATTCTTTTCCAGAACTCTGAGTGTTGCGCAGCTCGTACTCTCCACTGGAAAGCAGGCGAGAGCGTGGAAGTGTTAACTCGTACCTGCGCAGAGGTGTTTGCCATAAACGAGCCACAGCATTACTGCCTGTTCTGGAGGAATGGAGGGGAGATGCATCCTgttcctctacacacacagcctcatgAGCTGAATGCCCCCACCCTATCCTACCTCCGCAAAGATCACGACTTCAGCAAAATGCGCAGGCTGACCAGAGGTGGCGCTGTGGATCTGGAGGAGTCTGCATGTGAGGAGTAA